One Pyrus communis chromosome 4, drPyrComm1.1, whole genome shotgun sequence genomic region harbors:
- the LOC137731515 gene encoding pyruvate, phosphate dikinase, chloroplastic-like, with the protein MPSTVKVNGTTNPNLKKYEPGQSQAKSVLSPVADQNAATIKKRVFTFGKGNSEGNKGMKSLLGGKGANLAEMASIGLSVPPGLTISTEACQEYQLNGKDLPQGLWEEILEGLEIVQKDIGAILGDPSKPLLVSVRSGAAISMPGMMDTVLNLGLNDKVVAGLAAKSGERFAYDSYRRFLDMFGDVVMGIPHSSFEEKLEKLKGKKGVELDTKLTASDLKELVDQYKNVYLETTGEKFPSDAKQQLLLAVKAVFDSWDSSRAIKYRSINQITGLKGTAVNIQCMVFGNMGSTSGTGVLFTRNPSTGERKLYGEFLVNAQGEDVVAGIRTPEDVDAMKNCMPEAYKELVENCEILEKHYKDMMDIEFTVQENRLWMLQCRVGKRTGKGAVKIAVDMANEGLVNKHAAIKMVEPQHLDQLLHPQFENPTAYKDKVLATGLPASPGAAVGQVVFNAEDAESWHAQGKKVILVRTETSPEDVGGMHAAAGILTARGGMTSHAAVVARGWGKCCVSGCADIRVNDREKLVLIGKTVVNEGEWLSLNGSTGEVILGKQPLSPPALSGDLETFMSWADKVRRLKVMANADTPEDAITARNNGAQGIGLCRTEHMFFASDDRIKAVRKMIMAATPEQRKAAMDLLLPYQRSDFEGIFRAMDGLPVTIRLLDPPLHEFLPEGNLEQIVGQLTAQTGMTEDEVFSRVEKLSEVNPMLGFRGCRLGISYPELTEMQARAIFQAAVSVSNQGVKVFPEIMVPLVGIPQELGHQVKLIHSVAVNVFSEMGTTVSYKVGTMIEIPRAALVADEIAKEAEFFSFGTNDLTQMTFGYSRDDVGKFLPIYLSKGLLQNDPFQVLDQQGVGQLIKMATEKGRAARPSLKVGICGEHGGEPSSVAFFAEAGLDYVSCSPFRVPIARLAAAQVAVSERST; encoded by the exons ATGCCGTCCACTGTGAAAGTAAACGGGACCACGAACCCAAACCTGAAGAAGTATGAGCCTGGACAAAGCCAAGCAAAATCCGTTCTGTCCCCAGTTGCAGATCAAAATGCAGCAACAATCAAAAAG CGAGTATTTACTTTCGGAAAAGGAAACAGTGAAGGCAACAAGGGCATGAAGTCATTG TTGGGAGGGAAAGGGGCAAACCTGGCAGAAATGGCTAGCATTGGCCTATCCGTCCCGCCTGGACTTACTATATCAACAGAAGCATGCCAAGAGTATCAACTCAATGGCAAAGACTTACCACAAGGTTTGTGGGAGGAGATATTAGAGGGCTTGGAGATTGTGCAGAAGGATATTGGTGCTATTCTTGGTGATCCTTCCAAGCCTCTTCTTGTCTCTGTTCGCTCTGGTGCCGCT ATTTCCATGCCTGGCATGATGGACACTGTCCTCAACCTTGGACTCAATGACAAGGTGGTTGCTGGTTTGGCCGCAAAAAGCGGAGAGCGCTTTGCTTATGACTCGTATAGACGTTTCCTAGACATGTTTGGAGATGTT GTTATGGGAATTCCACACTCATCGTTCGAggagaaattggaaaaactaaAAGGTAAAAAAGGAGTTGAGCTTGATACAAAGCTAACAGCTTCTGATCTTAAAGAGCTGGTAGACCAATACAAAAATGTCTATCTTGAAACGACTGGTGAAAAGTTCCCTTCAG ATGCAAAACAACAGCTTCTCTTGGCTGTTAAAGCAGTTTTCGATTCTTGGGACAGCTCAAGGGCCATTAAATACCGGAGCATCAATCAGATAACAGGTTTGAAGGGAACCGCAGTTAACATTCAGTGCATGGTTTTCGGGAACATGGGAAGTACTTCAGGGACAGGTGTTCTGTTCACTAGAAATCCAAGCACGGGTGAAAGGAAGCTTTATGGCGAGTTTCTAGTCAATGCTCAG GGAGAAGATGTAGTTGCCGGGATCAGGACGCCAGAAGATGTGGATGCTATGAAAAATTGCATGCCCGAAGCTTACAAGGAGCTTGTGGAGAACTGTGAAATTCTGGAAAAGCATTACAAAGATATGATG GACATTGAGTTCACAGTCCAAGAAAATAGGTTGTGGATGTTGCAATGCCGTGTTGGAAAGCGTACTGGTAAAGGAGCTGTTAAGATAGCCGTAGACATGGCTAACGAAGGGCTTGTGAATAAGCATGCTGCAATCAAGATGGTGGAACCACAGCACCTTGACCAACTTCTTCATCCACAG TTTGAGAATCCAACCGCTTACAAAGACAAAGTGCTCGCCACTGGGTTACCTGCATCTCCAGGAGCAGCAGTAGGACAAGTCGTGTTCAATGCAGAAGATGCTGAATCATGGCATGCACAAGGAAAGAAAGTTATCCTG GTAAGGACTGAAACTAGCCCCGAAGATGTTGGGGGTATGCATGCCGCTGCTGGAATCTTGACAGCTAGAGGTGGCATGACATCTCATGCAGCTGTTGTAGCCCGTGGGTGGGGCAAATGTTGTGTTTCTGGCTGCGCTGACATCCGAGTAAATGACAGAGAGAAG CTGGTTTTGATCGGGAAAACGGTGGTCAATGAAGGAGAATGGCTTTCACTCAATGGATCGACTGGTGAAGTCATATTGGGAAAACAGCCACTTTCTCCTCCGGCTTTGAGTGGCGATTTGGAAACCTTTATGTCTTGGGCTGATAAAGTCAGGCGTCTCAAG GTGATGGCAAATGCTGACACGCCTGAAGATGCGATAACAGCAAGAAATAACGGTGCACAAGGGATTGGACTTTGCAGGACAGAACACATG TTCTTTGCTTCGGATGATAGAATAAAGGCAGTAAGAAAAATGATCATGGCGGCTACACCTGAACAGAGGAAGGCGGCAATGGACCTCTTACTACCATATCAGAGATCTGACTTTGAAGGAATTTTCCGTGCAATGGATG GTCTTCCGGTAACAATCCGCCTGTTAGACCCTCCACTTCATGAATTTCTTCCAGAAGGTAACTTGGAGCAGATTGTCGGCCAACTAACTGCACAGACTGGCATGACTGAGGACGAAGTTTTCTCCAGAGTTGAAAAATTATCAGAAGTGAACCCCATGCTTGGTTTCCGCGGCTGCAG GCTAGGGATATCCTACCCAGAGCTCACCGAAATGCAGGCACGCGCAATCTTTCAAGCTGCAGTCTCAGTGAGCAACCAGGGTGTCAAAGTTTTCCCTGAGATAATGGTTCCCCTTGTCGGAATACCTCAG GAACTGGGACATCAAGTGAAGCTCATTCACAGTGTCGCGGTTAACGTGTTCTCTGAGATGGGTACCACCGTGAGCTATAAGGTTGGAACTATGATCGAGATCCCTAGAGCTGCTCTGGTTGCAGATGAG ATTGCAAAGGAAGCTGAGTTCTTCTCCTTCGGGACCAATGATCTCACACAAATGACATTCGGGTacagtagagatgatgtgggcAAGTTTCTACCTATTTACCTCTCCAAAGGCCTTCTTCAGAACGATCCCTTCCAG GTACTTGATCAACAAGGTGTTGGGCAGCTCATCAAGATGGCAACGGAAAAGGGTCGTGCAGCTAGGCCTAGCTTAAAG GTTGGAATATGCGGAGAGCATGGTGGAGAGCCTTCTTCTGTTGCATTTTTCGCAGAGGCCGGACTAGACTATGTTTCATGTTCTCCATTcag GGTACCTATTGCTAGGCTAGCAGCAGCTCAAGTTGCTGTCTCAGAAAGATCTACATAA
- the LOC137730966 gene encoding pyruvate, phosphate dikinase, chloroplastic-like, protein MPPTVKANPEEVNGITNPILKKYEPGAVLSPVAVPSAPPTKKRVFTFGKGKSEGNKGMKSLLGGKGANLAEMASIGLSVPPGLTISTEACQEYQLNGKGLPLGLWEEILEGLEIVQEDIGAVLGDPSKPLLVSVRSGAAISMPGMMDTVLNLGLNDEVVAGLAAKSGERFAYDSYRRFLDMFGDVVMEIPHSSFEEKLEKLKRKKGVELDTKLTASDLKELVEQYKNVYLETTGKKFPPDPKQQLLLAVKAVFDSWDSQRAIKYRSINQITGLKGTAVNIQCMVFGNMGNTSGTGVLFTRNPSTGERKLYGEFLVNAQGEDVVAGIRTPEDVDAMKNCMPEAYKELVENCEILEKHYKDMMDIEFTVQENRLWMLQCRVGKRTGKGAIKIAVDMANEGLVDKRTAIKMVEPQHLDQLLHPQFENPTAYKNKVIATGLAASPGAAVGTVVFSAEDAETWQAQGKSVILVRTETSPEDVGGMHAAAGILTARGGMTSHAAVVARGWGKCCVSGCADIRVNDAEKLVVIGNTVIKEGEWISLNGSTGEVILGKQPLSPPAFSGDLETFMSWADNVRRLKVMANADTPEDALTARNNGAQGIGLCRTEHMFFASDDRIKAVRKMIMAATPEQRKVALDLLLPYQRSDFEGIFRAMDGLPVTIRLLDPPLHEFLPEGNMEQIVGQLTAETGMTEDEVFSRVDKLSEVNPMLGFRGCRLGISYPELTEMQARAILEAAVSMSNQGVKVFPEIMVPLVGIPQELGHQVKVIHSVAVKVFSEMGTTLSYKVGTMIEIPRAALVADEIAKEADFFSFGTNDLTQMTFGYSRDDVGKFLPVYLSKGLLQSDPFQVLDQGGVGQLIKTATEKGRAARPSLKVGICGEHGGEPSSIAFFAEAGLDYVSCSPFRVPIARLAAAQVAV, encoded by the exons ATGCCGCCCACTGTGAAAGCCAACCCCGAAGAAGTAAACGGGATCACGAATCCAATCCTGAAGAAGTATGAGCCCGGAGCCGTTCTGTCCCCAGTTGCAGTTCCAAGTGCACCACCAACCAAAAAG CGAGTATTTACTTTCGGAAAAGGAAAGAGTGAAGGAAACAAAGGCATGAAGTCATTG TTGGGAGGGAAAGGTGCAAACCTGGCAGAAATGGCTAGCATTGGCCTATCCGTCCCGCCTGGACTTACTATATCAACAGAAGCATGCCAAGAGTATCAGCTCAATGGCAAAGGCTTACCTCTAGGTTTGTGGGAGGAGATATTAGAGGGCTTGGAGATTGTGCAGGAGGACATTGGTGCTGTTCTTGGAGATCCTTCCAAGCCTCTTCTTGTCTCTGTTCGCTCTGGTGCCGCG ATTTCCATGCCTGGCATGATGGACACTGTCCTCAACCTTGGGCTCAATGACGAGGTGGTTGCTGGTTTGGCCGCAAAAAGTGGAGAGCGCTTTGCTTATGACTCTTACAGACGGTTCCTGGACATGTTTGGCGATGTT GTTATGGAAATTCCACACTCATCATTCGAggagaaattggaaaaactaaAACGTAAAAAAGGAGTTGAGCTTGATACAAAGCTAACAGCTTCTGATCTTAAAGAGCTGGTAGAACAATACAAAAATGTTTATCTCGAAACAACGGGTAAAAAGTTCCCTCCAG ATCCAAAACAACAGCTTCTCTTGGCTGTTAAAGCAGTTTTTGATTCTTGGGACAGCCAAAGGGCCATTAAATACCGGAGCATCAATCAGATAACTGGTTTGAAGGGAACCGCGGTTAACATTCAATGCATGGTTTTCGGGAACATGGGAAATACTTCAGGGACAGGTGTTCTGTTCACTAGGAATCCAAGCACCGGTGAAAGGAAGCTTTATGGCGAGTTTCTAGTCAATGCTCAG GGAGAAGATGTAGTTGCCGGGATCAGGACGCCAGAAGACGTGGATGCTATGAAAAATTGCATGCCAGAAGCTTACAAGGAGCTTGTGGAGAACTGTGAAATCCTAGAAAAACATTACAAAGATATGATG GACATCGAGTTTACAGTCCAAGAAAATAGGTTGTGGATGTTGCAATGCCGCGTTGGAAAGCGTACTGGTAAAGGAGCGATTAAGATAGCTGTAGACATGGCTAATGAGGGGCTCGTGGACAAGCGCACAGCAATCAAGATGGTGGAACCACAGCACCTTGACCAACTTCTTCACCCACAG TTTGAGAATCCAACCGCTTACAAAAACAAAGTCATCGCCACTGGATTGGCTGCATCTCCAGGAGCAGCTGTAGGGACAGTCGTGTTCAGTGCTGAGGATGCCGAAACATGGCAGGCACAAGGAAAGAGTGTCATCTTG GTAAGGACTGAAACTAGCCCCGAAGATGTTGGGGGTATGCATGCAGCTGCAGGGATCCTGACAGCCAGAGGAGGCATGACATCTCATGCGGCTGTTGTAGCCCGTGGGTGGGGCAAATGTTGTGTTTCTGGCTGCGCTGATATCCGAGTAAATGACGCTGAGAAG CTGGTTGTGATCGGGAACACGGTGATCAAAGAAGGAGAATGGATTTCGCTCAATGGATCCACTGGTGAAGTCATATTAGGAAAACAGCCACTTTCTCCTCCGGCTTTTAGTGGCGATTTGGAAACCTTTATGTCTTGGGCTGACAATGTCCGGCGTCTCAAG GTTATGGCGAATGCTGACACACCTGAAGACGCGCTAACTGCAAGAAATAACGGTGCACAAGGGATTGGACTTTGCAGGACAGAGCACATG TTCTTTGCTTCGGATGATAGAATAAAGGCGGTAAGAAAAATGATCATGGCGGCTACACCTGAACAGAGGAAGGTGGCATTGGACCTCTTACTGCCATATCAAAGATCTGACTTTGAAGGAATTTTCCGTGCAATGGATG GTCTTCCGGTTACAATCCGCCTGTTAGACCCTCCACTTCATGAATTTCTTCCGGAAGGTAACATGGAACAGATTGTTGGCCAACTAACTGCAGAGACTGGCATGACTGAGGATGAAGTTTTTTCAAGAGTTGATAAATTATCAGAAGTAAATCCGATGCTTGGTTTCCGTGGCTGCAG ACTAGGCATATCGTACCCAGAACTCACTGAAATGCAGGCCCGTGCAATCTTGGAGGCAGCAGTCTCAATGAGCAACCAGGGTGTCAAAGTTTTCCCCGAGATAATGGTTCCCCTTGTCGGAATACCTCAG GAACTAGGACATCAAGTGAAGGTCATCCACAGTGTTGCAGTTAAAGTGTTCTCCGAGATGGGTACCACCTTGAGCTATAAGGTTGGAACCATGATTGAGATCCCTAGAGCTGCTCTTGTTGCAGATGAG ATTGCGAAAGAAGCTGACTTCTTCTCCTTCGGGACCAATGATCTCACCCAAATGACCTTTGGATacagtagagatgatgtgggcAAGTTTCTACCTGTTTACCTGTCCAAAGGCCTTCTTCAAAGCGATCCATTCCAG GTACTGGATCAAGGAGGTGTCGGGCAGCTCATTAAGACGGCCACGGAAAAGGGACGCGCAGCTAGGCCTAGCTTAAAG GTTGGAATATGTGGAGAGCATGGTGGAGAGCCTTCTTCTATTGCCTTTTTTGCAGAGGCCGGACTAGACTATGTTTCGTGCTCTCCATTCag GGTACCTATTGCTAGGCTAGCAGCTGCTCAAGTTGCTGTGTGA